In Mucilaginibacter celer, one DNA window encodes the following:
- a CDS encoding manganese catalase family protein, with the protein MFHHVKSLQFNARVSRPDPRFANLLLEQFGGENGELAAAMQYFTQAFGAKVPYPDKYDMLMDIATEEFSHLEIVGATIQMLLKGVNGELKNAADSSEIMQVMNGKAAKENIIHEALTANPQFVMITGGGVTPRNSQGIPWCASYIHSNGDLTVDLRSNLASESRAKLVYEHLMKFTDDPYIHETLSFLMTREVAHYKMFEAALNSIPDNFPPGVLAADPRYTQQVYNLSDGAVRGPWNEGEMPGIGKEWVFVEQPLQQVQETEGQTNLPQDFSRDLKASEKLNQEMSAVKSAEVKNAEPKGVAQWSTYEAVSTPTVLK; encoded by the coding sequence ATGTTTCACCACGTTAAATCACTACAATTTAATGCCAGGGTTTCGCGCCCTGACCCCCGCTTTGCTAACCTTTTACTGGAGCAATTTGGCGGCGAAAACGGCGAACTTGCTGCCGCCATGCAATATTTTACACAAGCATTTGGCGCCAAGGTTCCGTATCCCGACAAGTACGATATGCTGATGGATATCGCCACCGAAGAATTCAGTCACCTGGAAATTGTTGGCGCTACTATCCAAATGCTGCTGAAAGGCGTTAACGGCGAGTTGAAAAACGCTGCCGATAGTTCGGAGATTATGCAGGTAATGAATGGCAAAGCTGCTAAAGAAAACATCATCCACGAGGCATTAACTGCTAACCCGCAGTTTGTAATGATTACCGGCGGTGGTGTAACTCCGCGCAACAGCCAGGGCATCCCATGGTGCGCATCGTACATCCACTCCAATGGAGATCTTACTGTCGATCTGCGCAGTAACCTCGCGTCCGAATCAAGGGCCAAACTGGTTTACGAACACCTGATGAAATTTACTGACGATCCTTATATTCACGAAACGCTGTCGTTTTTAATGACCCGCGAAGTAGCGCATTATAAAATGTTTGAAGCCGCGCTGAATAGCATCCCTGATAACTTCCCGCCGGGTGTGCTTGCTGCCGATCCTCGCTATACTCAGCAAGTTTACAATCTTTCCGACGGTGCTGTACGCGGCCCGTGGAACGAAGGTGAAATGCCGGGAATAGGCAAGGAATGGGTTTTTGTTGAACAACCTTTACAGCAGGTGCAGGAAACGGAAGGCCAAACTAACCTGCCCCAGGATTTCAGCAGGGATTTAAAAGCCTCTGAAAAACTAAACCAGGAAATGAGCGCGGTGAAAAGCGCAGAAGTGAAAAATGCCGAGCCAAAAGGTGTTGCACAGTGGAGCACTTATGAGGCTGTTAGCACACCAACGGTATTAAAATGA